A window of Vigna unguiculata cultivar IT97K-499-35 chromosome 4, ASM411807v1, whole genome shotgun sequence contains these coding sequences:
- the LOC114181194 gene encoding uncharacterized protein LOC114181194 isoform X3 has protein sequence MKNPLIFQRKYIIFKEILHQRMDLFSWYAWIFLVQLVDTLFWVFTRILMRYFSHEAINSDCSSSLFHENYHTDLHNSDIKTEVEEDCSEHSKVAEFKSERFQEGNDANGSEPEAKSNGDCSETVTITNYIGNFGVEEKEKMMLVFKFQYQTWNSSETSDFVNTDKDKAPGITNKHEFISGNNFSTFFDEPCVHSKYFPWENDFAVESKGSLEPESYVDQAVRPHTEPSVEQPNEHQVENLNANEFIEEISVVDSVYSEDDFICVSFELDSMTSSVGGGFLLDTDFGTTVKLDTLENHDEENGVLAKENVDFEGETRSEGFHVEHRETMVEIRNLKEEMRVQKDSDIIEIKNLKGHCFEDRHGMKLHGSTGSDLEDSYRFDAQWEHQELIEQLKMELNKVKATGLPTTFETQTIMKDLKPWEIDENFKHGSTRNDLTKLYKSYTERMRKFDILNYQKLFAIGALKTTDLMLSFSSHENSSPAITSSISHLFHHCKRKKFESDPLKKFRREIYSDLEMVYVGQLCLSWEFLSWEYDKALQLWESDQHRFQSYSEVAEEFQQFQVLLLRFLENERFQGPRVEYYARNRCAMQNLLHVPVIREQYKNPLARKLVSNV, from the exons ATGAAAAACCCACTTATTTTCCAAAGAAAATACATCATATTTAAAGAGATTTTGCACCAAAGGATGGATCTTTTCTCGTGGTATGCTTGGATTTTCCTCGTACAGCTTGTGGACACTCTGTTCTGGGTTTTCACCAGAATCCTCATGAG ATACTTCAGTCATGAAGCAATCAATTCAGATTGTTCTTCAAGCCTTTTCCATGAAAACTATCACACTGATCTTCACAACTCTGATATTAAAACTGAGGTTGAAGAAGATTGCTCTGAACATTCCAAAGTTGCAGAGTTCAAAAGTGAAAGATTTCAGGAAGGTAATGATGCAAATGGTTCTGAACCAGAAGCGAAGTCCAATGGGGATTGTTCTGAAACAGTTACTATTACTAACTATATTGGAAACTTTGGCGttgaagaaaaggagaaaatgatGTTGGTTTTCAAATTCCAATATCAAACTTGGAACTCTAGTGAAACTTCTGATTTTGTGAACACTGACAAGGATAAGGCTCCTGGAATCACCAACAAGCATGAGTTCATCTCAGGTAACAATTTCAGCACCTTCTTCGATGAACCATGTgttcattcaaaatattttccttGGGAAAATGATTTTGCAGTTGAATCTAAAGGGAGCCTTGAACCAGAAAGTTATGTTGATCAAGCAGTGAGGCCCCATACTGAGCCTTCAGTAGAACAGCCGAATGAACATCAAGTGGAGAATCTGAATGCCAATGAGTTTATTGAAGAAATTTCAGTTGTGGATAGTGTCTATTCTGAAGATGATTTCATTTGTGTGAGCTTTGAATTAGATTCTATGACTAGTTCTGTAGGAGGTGGGTTTTTGTTAGACACAGATTTTGGAACCACTGTTAAGCTTGACACTTTGGAAAACCATGATGAAGAAAATGGAGTGCTAGCAAAGGAAAATGTGGACTTTGAGGGAGAAACAAGATCAGAAGGTTTTCATGTTGAACATAGAGAGACAATGGTTGAGATAAGAAACTTGAAGGAAGAGATGAGAGTGCAGAAAGATTCAGATATTATTGAGATCAAAAATTTGAAAGGCCATTGTTTTGAAGATAGGCATGGCATGAAGTTGCATGGTTCGACAGGTTCAGATCTTGAGGATTCCTACAGATTTGATGCACAATGGGAACACCAAGAATTGATAGAACAGCTCAAGATGGAGCTGAACAAGGTCAAAGCCACTGGTTTGCCTACAACCTTTGAGACACAAACAATAATGAAAGACTTGAAGCCAtgggaaattgatgaaaatttcaAGCATGGCAGTACCAGAAATGATCTCACAAAACTCTACAAGAGTTACACAGAAAGAATGAGAAAATTTGATATCTTAAATTACCAGAAACTGTTTGCCATTG GTGCCCTTAAGACCACAGACCTTATGCTATCATTTTCAAGTCATGAGAACTCTTCTCCAGCCATCACATCCTCGATTTCACATCTCTTTCACCATTGTAAACGTAAGAAGTTTGAATCTGATCCATTGAAGAAGTTCAGAAGAGAAATTTACAGTGACTTGGAAATGGTTTATGTGGGACAGTTGTGTCTTTCTTGGGAATTTCTTAGTTGGGAGTATGACAAGGCCTTGCAGTTATGGGAATCTGATCAACACAGGTTTCAAAGTTACAGTGAAGTGGCTGAAGAGTTCCAACAATTTCAAGTGCTTCTATTAAGATTCTTGGAGAATGAACGTTTCCAAGGTCCAAGAGTTGAATACTATGCCAGGAATCGTTGTGCCATGCAAAACCTTCTTCATGTTCCAGTTATAAGAG AACAATATAAAAATCCATTAGCAAGAAAACTAGTATCTAATGTGTAG
- the LOC114181194 gene encoding uncharacterized protein LOC114181194 isoform X2, with amino-acid sequence MKNPLIFQRKYIIFKEILHQRMDLFSWYAWIFLVQLVDTLFWVFTRILMRYFSHEAINSDCSSSLFHENYHTDLHNSDIKTEVEEDCSEHSKVAEFKSERFQEGNDANGSEPEAKSNGDCSETVTITNYIGNFGVEEKEKMMLVFKFQYQTWNSSETSDFVNTDKDKAPGITNKHEFISVESKGSLEPESYVDQAVRPHTEPSVEQPNEHQVENLNANEFIEEISVVDSVYSEDDFICVSFELDSMTSSVGGGFLLDTDFGTTVKLDTLENHDEENGVLAKENVDFEGETRSEGFHVEHRETMVEIRNLKEEMRVQKDSDIIEIKNLKGHCFEDRHGMKLHGSTGSDLEDSYRFDAQWEHQELIEQLKMELNKVKATGLPTTFETQTIMKDLKPWEIDENFKHGSTRNDLTKLYKSYTERMRKFDILNYQKLFAIGALKTTDLMLSFSSHENSSPAITSSISHLFHHCKRKKFESDPLKKFRREIYSDLEMVYVGQLCLSWEFLSWEYDKALQLWESDQHRFQSYSEVAEEFQQFQVLLLRFLENERFQGPRVEYYARNRCAMQNLLHVPVIREDNTKDEEKYAEKNEITSEMLVEILEESIRIFWHFTKADKDASSSAHRGSRETQVKLQNPADSEFLREIQVELQKKERRLGEFLKSRSSILRMFQKHEENSRDNFLYIFPQVEIKLVWRVLNMSKITKDQLVWCHNKLNNINIVNRRIHIEPPSFSLFPSIC; translated from the exons ATGAAAAACCCACTTATTTTCCAAAGAAAATACATCATATTTAAAGAGATTTTGCACCAAAGGATGGATCTTTTCTCGTGGTATGCTTGGATTTTCCTCGTACAGCTTGTGGACACTCTGTTCTGGGTTTTCACCAGAATCCTCATGAG ATACTTCAGTCATGAAGCAATCAATTCAGATTGTTCTTCAAGCCTTTTCCATGAAAACTATCACACTGATCTTCACAACTCTGATATTAAAACTGAGGTTGAAGAAGATTGCTCTGAACATTCCAAAGTTGCAGAGTTCAAAAGTGAAAGATTTCAGGAAGGTAATGATGCAAATGGTTCTGAACCAGAAGCGAAGTCCAATGGGGATTGTTCTGAAACAGTTACTATTACTAACTATATTGGAAACTTTGGCGttgaagaaaaggagaaaatgatGTTGGTTTTCAAATTCCAATATCAAACTTGGAACTCTAGTGAAACTTCTGATTTTGTGAACACTGACAAGGATAAGGCTCCTGGAATCACCAACAAGCATGAGTTCATCTCAG TTGAATCTAAAGGGAGCCTTGAACCAGAAAGTTATGTTGATCAAGCAGTGAGGCCCCATACTGAGCCTTCAGTAGAACAGCCGAATGAACATCAAGTGGAGAATCTGAATGCCAATGAGTTTATTGAAGAAATTTCAGTTGTGGATAGTGTCTATTCTGAAGATGATTTCATTTGTGTGAGCTTTGAATTAGATTCTATGACTAGTTCTGTAGGAGGTGGGTTTTTGTTAGACACAGATTTTGGAACCACTGTTAAGCTTGACACTTTGGAAAACCATGATGAAGAAAATGGAGTGCTAGCAAAGGAAAATGTGGACTTTGAGGGAGAAACAAGATCAGAAGGTTTTCATGTTGAACATAGAGAGACAATGGTTGAGATAAGAAACTTGAAGGAAGAGATGAGAGTGCAGAAAGATTCAGATATTATTGAGATCAAAAATTTGAAAGGCCATTGTTTTGAAGATAGGCATGGCATGAAGTTGCATGGTTCGACAGGTTCAGATCTTGAGGATTCCTACAGATTTGATGCACAATGGGAACACCAAGAATTGATAGAACAGCTCAAGATGGAGCTGAACAAGGTCAAAGCCACTGGTTTGCCTACAACCTTTGAGACACAAACAATAATGAAAGACTTGAAGCCAtgggaaattgatgaaaatttcaAGCATGGCAGTACCAGAAATGATCTCACAAAACTCTACAAGAGTTACACAGAAAGAATGAGAAAATTTGATATCTTAAATTACCAGAAACTGTTTGCCATTG GTGCCCTTAAGACCACAGACCTTATGCTATCATTTTCAAGTCATGAGAACTCTTCTCCAGCCATCACATCCTCGATTTCACATCTCTTTCACCATTGTAAACGTAAGAAGTTTGAATCTGATCCATTGAAGAAGTTCAGAAGAGAAATTTACAGTGACTTGGAAATGGTTTATGTGGGACAGTTGTGTCTTTCTTGGGAATTTCTTAGTTGGGAGTATGACAAGGCCTTGCAGTTATGGGAATCTGATCAACACAGGTTTCAAAGTTACAGTGAAGTGGCTGAAGAGTTCCAACAATTTCAAGTGCTTCTATTAAGATTCTTGGAGAATGAACGTTTCCAAGGTCCAAGAGTTGAATACTATGCCAGGAATCGTTGTGCCATGCAAAACCTTCTTCATGTTCCAGTTATAAGAG AGGATAACACGAAGGATGAAGAGAAATAtgcagaaaaaaatgaaatcacaAGTGAAATGCTGGTTGAGATTTTGGAAGAATCAATAAGGATATTTTGGCATTTCACTAAAGCTGATAAAGATGCATCTAGCTCAGCTCATAGAGGTTCAAGAGAAACTCAAGTAAAACTCCAAAATCCTGCAGATTCAGAATTTCTAAGGGAGATTCAAGTAGAACTTCAGAAG AAGGAAAGAAGACTTGGTGAATTTTTGAAGAGCAGAAGTAGCATACTCAGGATGTTCCAAAAGCATGAGGAAAATAGTAGAGATaattttctttacatttttccTCAAGTGGAGATAAAGTTGGTTTGGAGAGTGTTAAACATGTCAAAAATAACAAAGGATCAACTAGTATGGTGTCATAATAAACTAAACAATATCAATATTGTAAACAGAAGGATACATATAGAACCACCATCTTTCTCACTTTTTCCTAGCATTTGCTAG
- the LOC114181194 gene encoding uncharacterized protein LOC114181194 isoform X1, with translation MKNPLIFQRKYIIFKEILHQRMDLFSWYAWIFLVQLVDTLFWVFTRILMRYFSHEAINSDCSSSLFHENYHTDLHNSDIKTEVEEDCSEHSKVAEFKSERFQEGNDANGSEPEAKSNGDCSETVTITNYIGNFGVEEKEKMMLVFKFQYQTWNSSETSDFVNTDKDKAPGITNKHEFISGNNFSTFFDEPCVHSKYFPWENDFAVESKGSLEPESYVDQAVRPHTEPSVEQPNEHQVENLNANEFIEEISVVDSVYSEDDFICVSFELDSMTSSVGGGFLLDTDFGTTVKLDTLENHDEENGVLAKENVDFEGETRSEGFHVEHRETMVEIRNLKEEMRVQKDSDIIEIKNLKGHCFEDRHGMKLHGSTGSDLEDSYRFDAQWEHQELIEQLKMELNKVKATGLPTTFETQTIMKDLKPWEIDENFKHGSTRNDLTKLYKSYTERMRKFDILNYQKLFAIGALKTTDLMLSFSSHENSSPAITSSISHLFHHCKRKKFESDPLKKFRREIYSDLEMVYVGQLCLSWEFLSWEYDKALQLWESDQHRFQSYSEVAEEFQQFQVLLLRFLENERFQGPRVEYYARNRCAMQNLLHVPVIREDNTKDEEKYAEKNEITSEMLVEILEESIRIFWHFTKADKDASSSAHRGSRETQVKLQNPADSEFLREIQVELQKKERRLGEFLKSRSSILRMFQKHEENSRDNFLYIFPQVEIKLVWRVLNMSKITKDQLVWCHNKLNNINIVNRRIHIEPPSFSLFPSIC, from the exons ATGAAAAACCCACTTATTTTCCAAAGAAAATACATCATATTTAAAGAGATTTTGCACCAAAGGATGGATCTTTTCTCGTGGTATGCTTGGATTTTCCTCGTACAGCTTGTGGACACTCTGTTCTGGGTTTTCACCAGAATCCTCATGAG ATACTTCAGTCATGAAGCAATCAATTCAGATTGTTCTTCAAGCCTTTTCCATGAAAACTATCACACTGATCTTCACAACTCTGATATTAAAACTGAGGTTGAAGAAGATTGCTCTGAACATTCCAAAGTTGCAGAGTTCAAAAGTGAAAGATTTCAGGAAGGTAATGATGCAAATGGTTCTGAACCAGAAGCGAAGTCCAATGGGGATTGTTCTGAAACAGTTACTATTACTAACTATATTGGAAACTTTGGCGttgaagaaaaggagaaaatgatGTTGGTTTTCAAATTCCAATATCAAACTTGGAACTCTAGTGAAACTTCTGATTTTGTGAACACTGACAAGGATAAGGCTCCTGGAATCACCAACAAGCATGAGTTCATCTCAGGTAACAATTTCAGCACCTTCTTCGATGAACCATGTgttcattcaaaatattttccttGGGAAAATGATTTTGCAGTTGAATCTAAAGGGAGCCTTGAACCAGAAAGTTATGTTGATCAAGCAGTGAGGCCCCATACTGAGCCTTCAGTAGAACAGCCGAATGAACATCAAGTGGAGAATCTGAATGCCAATGAGTTTATTGAAGAAATTTCAGTTGTGGATAGTGTCTATTCTGAAGATGATTTCATTTGTGTGAGCTTTGAATTAGATTCTATGACTAGTTCTGTAGGAGGTGGGTTTTTGTTAGACACAGATTTTGGAACCACTGTTAAGCTTGACACTTTGGAAAACCATGATGAAGAAAATGGAGTGCTAGCAAAGGAAAATGTGGACTTTGAGGGAGAAACAAGATCAGAAGGTTTTCATGTTGAACATAGAGAGACAATGGTTGAGATAAGAAACTTGAAGGAAGAGATGAGAGTGCAGAAAGATTCAGATATTATTGAGATCAAAAATTTGAAAGGCCATTGTTTTGAAGATAGGCATGGCATGAAGTTGCATGGTTCGACAGGTTCAGATCTTGAGGATTCCTACAGATTTGATGCACAATGGGAACACCAAGAATTGATAGAACAGCTCAAGATGGAGCTGAACAAGGTCAAAGCCACTGGTTTGCCTACAACCTTTGAGACACAAACAATAATGAAAGACTTGAAGCCAtgggaaattgatgaaaatttcaAGCATGGCAGTACCAGAAATGATCTCACAAAACTCTACAAGAGTTACACAGAAAGAATGAGAAAATTTGATATCTTAAATTACCAGAAACTGTTTGCCATTG GTGCCCTTAAGACCACAGACCTTATGCTATCATTTTCAAGTCATGAGAACTCTTCTCCAGCCATCACATCCTCGATTTCACATCTCTTTCACCATTGTAAACGTAAGAAGTTTGAATCTGATCCATTGAAGAAGTTCAGAAGAGAAATTTACAGTGACTTGGAAATGGTTTATGTGGGACAGTTGTGTCTTTCTTGGGAATTTCTTAGTTGGGAGTATGACAAGGCCTTGCAGTTATGGGAATCTGATCAACACAGGTTTCAAAGTTACAGTGAAGTGGCTGAAGAGTTCCAACAATTTCAAGTGCTTCTATTAAGATTCTTGGAGAATGAACGTTTCCAAGGTCCAAGAGTTGAATACTATGCCAGGAATCGTTGTGCCATGCAAAACCTTCTTCATGTTCCAGTTATAAGAG AGGATAACACGAAGGATGAAGAGAAATAtgcagaaaaaaatgaaatcacaAGTGAAATGCTGGTTGAGATTTTGGAAGAATCAATAAGGATATTTTGGCATTTCACTAAAGCTGATAAAGATGCATCTAGCTCAGCTCATAGAGGTTCAAGAGAAACTCAAGTAAAACTCCAAAATCCTGCAGATTCAGAATTTCTAAGGGAGATTCAAGTAGAACTTCAGAAG AAGGAAAGAAGACTTGGTGAATTTTTGAAGAGCAGAAGTAGCATACTCAGGATGTTCCAAAAGCATGAGGAAAATAGTAGAGATaattttctttacatttttccTCAAGTGGAGATAAAGTTGGTTTGGAGAGTGTTAAACATGTCAAAAATAACAAAGGATCAACTAGTATGGTGTCATAATAAACTAAACAATATCAATATTGTAAACAGAAGGATACATATAGAACCACCATCTTTCTCACTTTTTCCTAGCATTTGCTAG